A genomic window from Punica granatum isolate Tunisia-2019 chromosome 2, ASM765513v2, whole genome shotgun sequence includes:
- the LOC116195572 gene encoding uncharacterized protein LOC116195572, which translates to MGQSINKLASGSGERKAKEFAPILEAYYDGYIANRGEEDLNLGDFYRIICETVEEINKKLGNTQFRVPKVSTLRQAYETHHQGRGKSLTKEEFQQILQEVIVDTGFTGVGAKDILLYIFGVPVLSLLIKQRVLPRAVSNEIFIPAITSATVFVLARFNKI; encoded by the exons ATGGGCCAATCCATCAACAAGCTTGCCTCCG GTTCTGGAGAAAGGAAGGCTAAAGAATTTGCCCCCATATTGGAGGCATACTATGACGGGTACATTGCAAATCGGGGTGAAGAGGATCTCAACTTAGGTGACTTTTATCGGATAATCTGCGAAACCGTTGA AGAAATCAACAAGAAGCTCGGAAACACGCAATTTCGGGTCCCAAAGGTTTCGACTCTACGACAGGCTTACGAG ACCCACCATCAAGGAAGAGGGAAATCCCTAACGAAGGAGGAATTCCAACAGATCCTCCAAGAAGTAATCGTTGACACGGGGTTCACCGGAGTCGGGGCCAAGGACATACTGTTGTACATCTTCGGGGTGCCAGTGTTGTCATTACTAATCAAGCAACGGGTGCTTCCTCGAGCGGTATCGAACGAGATCTTCATCCCAGCCATCACCTCTGCCACGGTCTTCGTCCTCGCTCGGTTCAACAAAATCTGA
- the LOC116195570 gene encoding transcription factor TGA2.3-like, which translates to MGSRTVKAGAEDGNRAVNGMPSFVPPVPASNSIGTEGNSIRPSRNTDFGLLEQSLGFRIDDAMDLSRHPMFSQIKPTNQTLGTDVRVGTSNKSLVTSDGNIPGSVGSQRLPLQKESQPPVVSVPGGHTENWGETNMADASPRTDTSTDDTEDKNQRYERGQLTALGASDSSDRSKEKVLDQKTLRRLAQNREAARKSRLRKKAYVQQLESSRLKLTQLEQELQRARQQGIFISSSGDQSHSNSGNGALAFDAEYARWLEEQNKHMSELRNAVNSHVGDTELRTIVDNAMSHFEDIFRLKGNAAKADVFHILSGMWKTPAERCFMWIGGFRSSELLKLLVNQLEPLSEQQVVGICQLQQSSQQAEDALSQGMEALQQSLAETLANGSPSSSGSSGNVANYMGQMAMAMGKLGTLEGFLRQADNLRQQTLQQMHRILTTRQSARAILAIHDYFGRLRALSSLWLARPQE; encoded by the exons ATGGGTAGTAGAACAGTGAAAGCTGGAGCTGAAGATGGTAACCGAGCTGTGAACGGGATGCCGAGCTTTGTTCCTCCCGTACCCGCGTCGAATTCCAT TGGCACCGAGGGAAATAGTATCCGTCCTTCTCGAAATACTGACTTTGGGTTGCTGGAGCAGTCTCTTGGATTTCGCATAGACGATGCCATGGACCTCAGCAGGC ATCCTATGTTTAGTCAGATAAAACCGACTAACCAGACTCTTGGCACTGATGTTCGAGTTGGCACGTCAAACAAG TCTCTTGTGACTTCAGATGGGAATATCCCTGGTTCTGTCGGGTCTCAGAGGCTACCGCTTCAAAAAGAATCACAGCCCCCTGTTGTCTCTGTTCCTGGAGGTCATACTGAAAACTGGGGAGAAACAAACATGGCTGATGCGAGTCCAAGGACAGATACCTCAACGGATGATACAGAAGACAAAAATCAGAGG TATGAAAGGGGTCAATTAACCGCTCTTGGAGCTTCGGACTCTAGTGACAGGTCAAAGGAGAAGGTCTTGGATCAGAAG ACATTACGGCGGCTGGCTCAAAACCGTGAAGCTGCTAGGAAAAGCAGGTTAAGAAAAAAG GCGTACGTGCAACAACTAGAAAGTAGCAGGCTTAAACTTACACAACTTGAACAAGAGCTCCAGAGAGCACGCCAGCAG GGGATATTTATTTCAAGCTCGGGAGACCAATCCCATTCAAATAGTGGAAATG GTGCCCTGGCTTTTGATGCCGAGTATGCAAGGTGGCTAGAAGAGCAGAACAAGCATATGAGTGAACTGAGGAATGCTGTGAATTCACATGTGGGAGATACGGAACTTCGGACTATCGTCGATAATGCCATGTCACATTTCGAAGACATATTCAGGCTTAAAGGAAATGCTGCAAAAGCTGATGTTTTCCACATCCTGTCTGGGATGTGGAAGACTCCAGCTGAGCGGTGTTTCATGTGGATTGGTGGGTTTCGATCATCTGAGCTCCTCAAG CTTCTGGTGAATCAGTTAGAGCCTCTATCTGAGCAACAGGTAGTGGGTATCTGCCAGTTGCAGCAGTCATCACAACAAGCAGAGGATGCTCTGTCGCAGGGCATGGAGGCGTTGCAGCAATCTCTAGCCGAGACATTGGCTAATGGTTCGCCCTCCTCATCGGGGTCATCCGGGAACGTGGCCAACTATATGGGTCAAATGGCCATGGCGATGGGCAAGCTTGGAACCCTCGAGGGATTCCTTCGGCAG GCTGATAATCTACGGCAGCAGACACTGCAGCAAATGCACCGAATCCTGACAACTCGCCAATCAGCTCGTGCCATCCTTGCAATCCACGACTATTTCGGTAGGCTTCGAGCTCTCAGTTCTCTTTGGCTTGCTCGGCCCCAGGAGTGA
- the LOC116195571 gene encoding F-box protein SKIP23-like: MDPCRAPKELQNLIYYKYFHILWVAMCMRWSTLQLTEDWKYYGLLPINKLLVLGFLGCPICIMANWSALPYSVILHIAQRLAAVEDFVAFSSVCFSWRAVYIDRGGSPRSRVPWLMLSEDQNSEKRRFYSLSNGRTYYLPLPNAQVKMCWGSPLGWLVTFGPDFMLRLLNPFSQVEIDIPQGLNCEDDSFPLGKEWYRLLYKAIVLRDPTEDGDFLVAGIFYQGKFLSFKSRDGAWMMLEDPADLCYGFSDAVCFGVQIYALQGIGALVLIEMDSEGCPRATPFAPPPRDEWAWEDAYLLEFSGDLLMVQKLECFRDDVRFEVYQFDFSSNGWNRLNDLGDTAIFVGGNHSMAISTSSVDGICKPNCIYFIGDGVEQWWHYSENAEQRDMGVYDMSDGSVQPFFYGADYPSYYSRPLWVVPRFL; encoded by the coding sequence ATGGATCCTTGCCGTGCACCCAAAGAACTTCAAAATCtcatttattataaatattttcatattctcTGGGTGGCCATGTGCATGCGATGGTCCACGCTACAGCTGACAGAAGATTGGAAATATTACGGCTTACTTCCTATTAATAAATTGCTTGTACTTGGATTCTTAGGATGCCCCATCTGCATTATGGCCAACTGGTCTGCGCTTCCTTATAGTGTCATTCTGCACATCGCACAGCGCCTGGCTGCCGTTGAAGACTTTGTTGCATTTTCCTCGGTCTGCTTCTCCTGGAGGGCTGTCTATATCGACAGAGGCGGTAGCCCAAGATCTCGGGTTCCTTGGCTGATGCTCTCAGAAGATCAGAACTCCGAGAAAAGGCGCTTCTACAGCTTATCTAATGGCAGGACTTACTACCTTCCCTTACCCAATGCTCAGGTTAAGATGTGCTGGGGGTCCCCTCTTGGTTGGCTCGTGACTTTCGGGCCAGACTTCATGCTCCGTCTTCTGAACCCATTTTCCCAGGTCGAGATCGATATACCTCAAGGCCTGAACTGTGAAGATGATTCCTTTCCTCTCGGCAAAGAGTGGTATAGGCTTCTATACAAAGCTATCGTGCTCCGAGATCCCACTGAAGATGGTGATTTCTTGGTTGCTGGCATTTTTTACCAAGGTAAGTTTTTGTCCTTCAAATCCAGAGATGGTGCCTGGATGATGCTCGAGGACCCAGCAGACCTTTGTTATGGCTTCAGCGATGCTGTATGCTTCGGTGTCCAGATCTATGCGCTGCAGGGAATCGGAGCTCTCGTCTTGATCGAGATGGACAGTGAAGGTTGCCCAAGAGCAACTCCTTTCGCTCCGCCTCCTCGGGACGAGTGGGCTTGGGAAGACGCGTATCTCCTCGAGTTTTCGGGAGATCTTCTGATGGTTCAGAAGCTGGAATGCTTCCGGGATGATGTTCGATTTGAAGTCTACCAATTTGACTTCTCCAGCAACGGGTGGAACAGACTGAACGATCTCGGGGACACGGCTATATTTGTCGGGGGGAACCATTCAATGGCCATCTCCACTTCTTCCGTGGATGGAATTTGCAAGCCTAACTGCATTTACTTCATCGGAGATGGAGTCGAGCAGTGGTGGCATTATTCGGAGAATGCCGAGCAAAGAGATATGGGAGTCTACGACATGTCTGATGGTTCTGTGCAGCCCTTCTTCTATGGAGCAGATTATCCTTCCTACTACTCTCGTCCTCTGTGGGTCGTGCCCCGTTTCCTTTAG
- the LOC116193992 gene encoding pentatricopeptide repeat-containing protein At1g15480, mitochondrial-like has translation TYVQFEIFRAFSCVVKGPSISSSNFSFDFQLWECLEERKQFNFIERDHASRLDLIAKVRGLKEAEDYISKIPASFRKEIVYRTLLSHYVSVSDVKKAEKIFNKMRDWGFPLSSFTCDQLLLLYSRTARNKIVSVLSLMVRENVKLSQRTYSTLIDAKGRSGNREGMEKVVMTMKADGIEPDSVTKSILAKHYALFGLKPPAGL, from the coding sequence ACTTATGTTCAGTTTGAGATTTTTAGAGCCTTCTCTTGCGTCGTGAAAGGGCCTTCAATATCCAGCTCGAACTTTTCATTTGATTTTCAGCTGTGGGAGTGTCTTGAGGAGAGGAAGCAGTTCAATTTCATAGAGAGAGACCATGCATCTCGACTTGATTTGATTGCTAAGGTACGTGGGCTAAAGGAGGCAGAAGATTACATTAGCAAGATTCCAGCATCCTTCAGGAAGGAAATAGTCTACCGAACTCTGTTATCTCACTATGTTTCAGTCAGTGATGTTAAGAAAGCTGAGAAGATCTTCAACAAAATGAGGGATTGGGGATTTCCCCTTTCATCATTTACTTGTGACCAATTGCTTCTCCTCTACAGTAGGACTGCAAGGAACAAAATTGTCAGTGTGCTGTCTCTAATGGTGAGAGAAAATGTCAAGCTATCTCAACGCACTTATAGTACTTTAATAGATGCCAAAGGCCGGTCGGGCAATAGAGAAGGGATGGAGAAAGTTGTCATGACCATGAAAGCCGATGGAATTGAACCCGACAGTGTCACAAAATCTATCTTAGCTAAACATTATGCCTTGTTTGGGTTAAAACCACCGGCAGGCTTGTAA